Proteins encoded together in one Synechococcus sp. A15-62 window:
- a CDS encoding flavin reductase family protein: MSLDADAKKVLLRKIPHGLFICGVRNGDEVNGFTASWVTQGSFEPPLVVMGVRADSSSHAIIEATGKFSLNVLRADQKDLAAVFFKPQKALGGRFEAAPFEEGELGLPLLTDAVGGVECELVGSIKHGDHTVFVGEVKTARLIADGEALNLASTGWNYGG, encoded by the coding sequence ATGAGCCTCGACGCCGACGCCAAGAAGGTCCTGCTTCGCAAGATCCCCCATGGACTCTTCATCTGCGGCGTGCGCAACGGCGATGAGGTGAACGGTTTCACGGCCAGCTGGGTGACCCAGGGCTCGTTCGAACCGCCCTTGGTGGTGATGGGCGTTCGGGCTGACAGCAGCAGCCACGCCATCATCGAGGCCACCGGCAAGTTCTCCCTCAACGTCCTGCGGGCCGATCAGAAAGATCTTGCAGCCGTTTTTTTCAAGCCCCAGAAGGCGCTCGGCGGTCGCTTTGAAGCGGCACCCTTCGAGGAAGGTGAACTTGGACTTCCTCTGCTCACCGATGCCGTCGGTGGTGTGGAGTGCGAGCTCGTGGGTTCGATCAAGCACGGTGACCACACCGTATTTGTGGGAGAAGTGAAAACGGCGCGTCTGATCGCCGATGGTGAGGCCCTCAACCTGGCCAGCACCGGCTGGAACTACGGCGGCTGA
- the hemJ gene encoding protoporphyrinogen oxidase HemJ, with protein MTFSPEAYLWFKTLHIVGVVVWFAGLFYLVRLFIYHVETEELAPELQQPFRDQYTLMEKRLANIITTPGMAVAVSMAIGLLLAQPSWLQQGWMHAKLGFVAALLAYHLFCYRLMGQLHAGTCAWSGKQLRALNELPTLLLVIVVMLVVFKTQFPTSAATWFIVALVVFMAASIQFYARWRRLRAEASAKA; from the coding sequence ATGACGTTTTCGCCCGAGGCCTACCTCTGGTTCAAGACCCTGCACATCGTTGGGGTTGTGGTGTGGTTTGCGGGCCTTTTTTATTTGGTTCGCCTGTTCATCTATCACGTTGAAACCGAGGAGCTGGCGCCGGAACTGCAGCAGCCGTTTCGCGATCAATACACCTTGATGGAGAAACGCCTCGCCAACATCATCACCACGCCGGGGATGGCTGTGGCGGTGTCGATGGCCATCGGGTTGCTGCTTGCCCAGCCCTCCTGGCTTCAACAGGGCTGGATGCACGCCAAGCTCGGTTTTGTGGCTGCCCTGCTGGCTTACCACCTGTTCTGTTACCGGTTGATGGGTCAACTCCATGCCGGCACCTGTGCCTGGTCGGGCAAGCAGCTGCGTGCCCTGAATGAGCTGCCCACGTTGCTGCTGGTGATCGTGGTGATGCTGGTGGTGTTCAAAACGCAGTTCCCCACCAGCGCCGCGACCTGGTTCATCGTCGCCCTGGTGGTGTTCATGGCAGCGTCAATTCAGTTCTATGCCCGCTGGCGCCGCCTGCGGGCCGAAGCCTCTGCCAAAGCCTGA
- a CDS encoding PHP domain-containing protein: MTHPLKTVLEQVGPSSCPTTHNFHCHTVCSDGSLEPLDLIRQATERGLKHLAVTDHHSSHAHREIQAWLDQQRASGVDVPTVWSGMEISALLKGCLVHVLALGFELNHPALQPYNRGDSVVGEPLRAEAVVKAIHLAGGLAVLAHPARYRLGHDVLIDEAARLGFDGGEAWYDYEMQPTWSASPLICEAIDHQLSNLGLLRTCGTDTHGFDLCGR, translated from the coding sequence ATGACCCACCCGCTCAAAACCGTCCTCGAACAGGTGGGGCCATCGAGCTGTCCCACCACGCACAACTTTCACTGCCACACCGTCTGCAGTGACGGCAGCCTTGAACCGCTGGACCTAATTCGGCAGGCCACCGAGCGGGGGCTCAAGCACCTGGCGGTGACGGATCACCACAGCAGCCATGCTCACCGGGAGATCCAGGCCTGGCTGGATCAGCAGCGCGCCAGCGGTGTTGATGTCCCCACCGTCTGGAGTGGCATGGAAATCAGTGCACTGCTGAAGGGGTGTCTTGTTCATGTGCTCGCCCTTGGCTTCGAGCTCAACCACCCTGCGCTCCAGCCCTACAACCGTGGGGATTCCGTCGTCGGTGAACCGTTAAGGGCTGAGGCGGTGGTTAAAGCCATCCATCTCGCCGGTGGACTGGCGGTGTTGGCCCATCCTGCCCGGTACCGCCTTGGCCATGACGTGCTGATCGATGAGGCAGCCCGGCTCGGGTTCGATGGTGGTGAGGCCTGGTACGACTACGAGATGCAACCAACCTGGTCCGCCAGTCCGTTGATCTGTGAGGCCATCGATCATCAGCTGAGCAACCTTGGCCTTTTGCGTACGTGTGGCACCGATACCCATGGATTTGACCTTTGCGGCCGCTAA
- the cobN gene encoding cobaltochelatase subunit CobN: protein MHRLATCPGLDPPEDVVLVEQPGADVLFLTSAGTDISCLDASLPSNPAWNERIRALPLSCLEHPAQLDHYLNTTAQAAHLIVVRLLGSRGHWSYGLEQLQRWCADDTQRQLLVLAGTADQSNELHGLGSCSAELADQLSALLREGGIDNMGRFLGALEALLEGTPVSPDSVAVVPCPDPMAWDWRAEAGSAVGVVLYRAQFQAGDLGLADALTAALRQEGLRPCLLWVSSLRDPAVQAGVHDLLQQQNAELVIAGTSFASVQTEQAGLGSPLWDRLDRPVLQLLSSSRSRAQWLESSQGLNPMDLSLQVVMPELDARITTRPCGFRDHRQTIGPLATAIPCLQPDSSGLAWLAEHSRRWVELRQTPCVKRRIAMVLANYPVRDGRVANGVGLDTPDSTARMLRWLADAGHDLGSGALPDSGDGLMQQLLSGRTNAPEGQHRPALDHLPLTTYQKWWTSVPESARRLIESRWGPPEAACDLDPNRGFAIHGLRFGHVVVLIQPDRGYDADQIADLHSPDLPPPHRYLAQYLWLRSVHQTQVMLHVGKHGSAEWLPGKSVGLSDACGPELALGPIPHLYPFIVNDPGEGSQAKRRGHAVVLDHLTPPLGRAGLHGPLQRLEGLLDELVEVRQLGGKRARVLEQAVHSSLLSLNWPGIPSREAIRRQPELLETCLDQAETYLCELKESQIRTGLHRFGVAPSAEAADELLIALARPPRQGQPGLLQAMALEAEMDFDPWQQDEGDKLSEADQTRLRLLSGANCRRVGDGCAWLEQQAQLLIRRIIHGEQAEGLAEPFRTWSREDPCLQNLQGDLWPRLNGCAAAEKEAFLRGIQGQRIAAGPSGAPSRGRPDVLPTGRNFYSVDLRGLPTEAAWDLGRRSAEQLLDLHLLEQGEPLRHLALSVWGTATMRNGGEDIAQLLALIGVRPVWDGPTRRLVDLEVIPARLLGRPRVDVVLRISGLFRDAFPQLVGWVHQAQSMVAALDEPDELNPLAELTRQSGPQGRIYGSAPGAYGAGLQALIDSGAWDSRADLGQAFLSWSQWSYDGAAAPSLDRSGLEQALGRVQVVLHNQDNREHDLLDSDDYYQFQGGLSAAVEEVSGARPQLWFGDHSRPERPRLHRLEKELDKVMRSRMLNPRWIEGMMQHGYKGAFEMGASLDYLFAYDASTDRVPDWCYGALCDQWLSQTKILDFLEGSNPWVLRDMAERLLEASNRGLWTSATKDQLLHLQQLVNSSEAQIERGSPIC from the coding sequence ATGCACCGCCTTGCCACCTGTCCGGGTCTGGACCCACCGGAAGATGTGGTGCTCGTGGAGCAGCCGGGCGCGGATGTGCTGTTCCTCACCAGCGCAGGCACAGACATCAGCTGTCTGGACGCCAGCCTGCCGAGCAACCCGGCCTGGAACGAGCGGATCCGGGCGTTGCCCCTGAGCTGCCTGGAGCACCCAGCGCAGCTGGACCATTACCTCAACACCACCGCCCAGGCGGCGCACTTGATCGTGGTGCGCCTGCTCGGCAGCCGTGGGCACTGGAGCTACGGCCTCGAGCAACTGCAGCGCTGGTGTGCAGACGACACACAGCGGCAACTGCTCGTCCTCGCCGGAACGGCTGATCAGAGCAACGAACTGCATGGGCTGGGCTCCTGCAGTGCTGAACTGGCCGATCAGCTGTCGGCACTGCTGCGGGAAGGGGGCATCGACAACATGGGGCGGTTCCTCGGAGCTCTCGAGGCTCTGCTGGAGGGAACCCCCGTATCACCCGACAGCGTTGCGGTGGTGCCTTGCCCCGATCCGATGGCCTGGGATTGGCGCGCTGAAGCGGGGTCTGCGGTGGGCGTGGTGCTCTATCGGGCCCAGTTTCAGGCCGGAGACCTTGGCCTGGCGGATGCCCTCACGGCCGCCCTGCGGCAAGAGGGGCTGCGGCCCTGTCTGCTCTGGGTCAGCAGCTTGAGAGACCCGGCAGTGCAAGCCGGCGTTCACGACCTGTTGCAGCAGCAAAACGCTGAGCTGGTGATTGCGGGCACGTCCTTTGCCTCGGTGCAGACAGAACAGGCCGGCCTTGGCAGCCCTCTCTGGGATCGGCTCGATCGACCGGTGTTGCAGCTGCTCAGCAGCAGCCGCAGCCGAGCCCAGTGGCTGGAGAGCAGCCAGGGGCTGAATCCGATGGATCTGTCATTGCAGGTGGTGATGCCGGAGCTGGATGCTCGGATCACTACGCGGCCCTGCGGTTTTCGTGACCACCGGCAGACCATTGGCCCCCTGGCCACGGCCATTCCCTGCCTGCAGCCGGATTCATCTGGACTCGCGTGGCTGGCAGAGCACAGCCGTCGCTGGGTGGAGCTGCGACAGACCCCCTGTGTCAAGAGGCGCATCGCGATGGTGCTGGCCAACTATCCCGTTCGCGACGGTCGTGTGGCCAATGGCGTGGGCCTTGATACGCCAGACAGCACGGCGCGGATGCTCCGCTGGCTGGCTGACGCCGGCCATGACCTCGGTTCGGGAGCCTTGCCGGATTCAGGCGATGGCCTGATGCAACAGCTGTTGTCCGGTCGCACCAATGCACCGGAAGGACAGCACCGCCCAGCGCTGGATCATCTGCCCCTCACCACCTATCAGAAGTGGTGGACCAGCGTTCCGGAATCGGCTCGACGCTTGATCGAATCCCGTTGGGGACCTCCAGAAGCGGCCTGCGATCTGGATCCAAACAGGGGCTTTGCCATTCACGGCCTGCGCTTCGGGCATGTGGTGGTGCTGATCCAGCCGGATCGCGGCTACGACGCCGATCAGATCGCCGATCTCCACTCACCGGATCTACCGCCACCGCACAGGTATCTGGCCCAGTACCTCTGGCTGCGCAGCGTGCATCAGACCCAGGTGATGCTGCATGTCGGCAAGCACGGCAGTGCGGAATGGCTGCCGGGCAAGTCAGTGGGGTTGAGCGATGCCTGCGGCCCCGAGCTGGCCCTGGGCCCGATCCCCCACCTTTACCCCTTCATCGTCAACGACCCTGGCGAAGGATCTCAGGCCAAGCGTCGCGGTCACGCCGTGGTGCTGGACCACCTCACACCGCCATTGGGGCGGGCTGGGCTGCACGGACCGCTGCAACGCTTGGAGGGCCTGCTCGATGAACTGGTGGAGGTGCGGCAGCTGGGGGGGAAGCGGGCCCGGGTGCTGGAACAGGCGGTGCATTCCAGCCTGCTGTCCCTCAACTGGCCCGGAATCCCCAGCCGAGAAGCCATTCGCCGCCAACCGGAGCTGCTGGAGACCTGTCTGGACCAGGCGGAGACCTATCTCTGCGAGCTGAAGGAATCGCAGATCCGCACGGGCCTGCATCGGTTCGGTGTAGCGCCATCGGCAGAAGCCGCCGATGAGCTGCTGATCGCCCTGGCCCGCCCCCCCAGGCAGGGGCAACCAGGCTTGCTGCAGGCCATGGCCCTGGAGGCAGAAATGGACTTTGACCCCTGGCAGCAGGACGAAGGCGACAAGCTCTCGGAGGCGGATCAGACCCGCCTGAGGTTGCTGAGTGGCGCGAACTGCCGACGGGTGGGGGATGGTTGCGCCTGGCTGGAGCAGCAGGCCCAGCTGTTGATCCGACGGATCATCCATGGGGAACAGGCCGAAGGACTGGCGGAACCGTTCCGGACCTGGAGCCGGGAGGATCCCTGCCTACAGAACCTGCAGGGCGATCTCTGGCCCCGCTTGAACGGTTGTGCTGCCGCCGAAAAAGAGGCCTTCCTGCGGGGCATTCAGGGGCAGCGCATCGCTGCGGGGCCCTCAGGGGCACCGAGTCGCGGTCGGCCCGATGTGCTGCCCACGGGCCGAAATTTCTATTCCGTCGATCTGCGGGGCTTGCCCACGGAAGCCGCCTGGGACCTGGGGCGACGCTCGGCAGAGCAGTTGCTGGATCTGCATCTGCTGGAGCAGGGGGAACCGCTGCGCCATCTGGCGTTGTCGGTCTGGGGAACAGCCACGATGCGCAATGGCGGAGAAGACATCGCCCAGCTGCTGGCCCTGATCGGTGTTCGACCGGTCTGGGATGGGCCCACCCGAAGGTTGGTGGACCTGGAAGTGATTCCAGCCCGTCTGCTGGGGCGACCGCGGGTGGATGTGGTGCTGCGCATCTCCGGGCTGTTTCGCGATGCCTTTCCCCAGTTGGTGGGCTGGGTGCATCAGGCCCAGTCGATGGTGGCGGCCCTTGATGAACCGGATGAACTGAATCCCCTGGCTGAGCTCACCCGTCAAAGCGGGCCCCAGGGCCGAATTTATGGATCCGCCCCCGGTGCCTACGGAGCCGGACTACAAGCCCTGATCGACAGTGGCGCCTGGGACTCCCGAGCAGACCTTGGCCAGGCCTTCCTGAGTTGGAGCCAATGGTCGTACGACGGTGCCGCCGCCCCCAGCCTTGATCGTTCCGGCCTCGAGCAGGCCCTGGGCAGGGTGCAGGTGGTGCTCCACAACCAGGACAACCGCGAGCACGACCTGCTCGATTCCGACGACTACTACCAGTTCCAGGGGGGCCTTAGTGCAGCGGTGGAAGAGGTGTCAGGAGCACGGCCGCAGCTTTGGTTCGGAGACCATTCCCGCCCCGAACGGCCTCGCCTGCACCGGCTTGAAAAGGAACTCGACAAGGTGATGCGCAGCAGGATGCTCAACCCCCGCTGGATCGAGGGAATGATGCAGCACGGCTACAAAGGTGCCTTCGAAATGGGGGCCAGCCTTGACTACCTGTTTGCTTACGACGCCTCCACCGATCGCGTTCCCGATTGGTGTTACGGCGCGCTGTGCGACCAGTGGCTGAGCCAGACGAAAATCCTCGATTTCCTGGAGGGGAGCAATCCCTGGGTGCTCAGGGACATGGCCGAACGACTGCTGGAGGCCTCGAATCGAGGCCTTTGGACGTCAGCGACGAAAGACCAACTGCTTCACCTGCAACAACTGGTGAACAGCAGCGAAGCCCAGATTGAACGAGGGAGCCCTATTTGTTGA
- a CDS encoding branched-chain amino acid transaminase, which translates to MHQFLPYAWFQGQCVPFEEARISIATHALHYGTGAFGGMRAIPDPQNSNTMLLFRADRHARRLSQSARLLLTDLSEETILSALTAMLQANKPDQPIYLRPFVYTSDLGIAPRLHNIETDFLIYGLPLGDYLSPEGVSCRISSWTRQEDRSLPLRGKISGAYITSSLAKTEAVQSGFDEALLLNSRGKISEASGMNLFLVRDGQLITPGVDQDILEGITRASVIELAKAMDIPVIERPVDKTELFIADEVFLSGTAAKVTPIRQIESTVLNAKRPVMDALKAKLVAITEGRDPAYEHWVTRISIA; encoded by the coding sequence ATGCATCAGTTCCTGCCCTATGCCTGGTTCCAGGGCCAGTGCGTTCCCTTCGAGGAGGCCAGGATCTCCATTGCCACCCATGCCTTGCACTACGGCACCGGTGCCTTTGGGGGCATGCGCGCCATTCCCGATCCCCAGAACAGCAACACCATGCTGCTGTTCCGTGCTGATCGGCACGCCCGGCGTCTCAGCCAGAGCGCCCGGTTGCTGCTCACGGATCTGAGTGAGGAGACGATCCTCTCAGCTCTCACCGCGATGCTGCAGGCCAACAAGCCTGACCAGCCGATCTATCTGCGGCCCTTTGTGTACACCAGCGATCTGGGCATTGCTCCGCGCCTGCACAACATCGAGACCGATTTTCTGATCTACGGACTCCCCTTGGGGGATTACCTGTCTCCGGAGGGGGTCAGCTGCCGGATCAGCAGCTGGACCCGCCAGGAGGATCGCTCTCTGCCGCTGCGCGGCAAGATCTCCGGCGCCTACATCACCAGTTCCCTGGCCAAGACGGAAGCCGTGCAGAGTGGTTTCGACGAAGCCTTGCTGTTGAACAGTCGCGGCAAGATCAGTGAAGCCAGCGGCATGAACCTGTTCCTGGTGCGTGATGGCCAGCTCATCACGCCTGGAGTGGATCAGGACATCCTCGAGGGCATCACCCGCGCCAGCGTGATTGAGCTGGCCAAAGCGATGGACATTCCTGTGATTGAACGTCCGGTGGACAAAACCGAGTTGTTCATCGCCGATGAAGTGTTCCTCTCCGGCACGGCCGCCAAAGTTACGCCGATCCGTCAGATCGAATCCACGGTGCTGAACGCCAAGCGTCCTGTAATGGATGCGCTGAAAGCCAAGCTGGTGGCGATCACCGAAGGACGGGACCCCGCCTATGAGCACTGGGTGACCCGCATTTCCATTGCCTGA
- the uvrC gene encoding excinuclease ABC subunit UvrC codes for MDAASGAPLLTQPERLERRLKEIPAEPGCYLMRDGDDRILYVGKSKALRSRVRSYFRSRHDLSPRIRLMTRQVCEIEFIVTDSEAEALVLESNLIKNHQPHFNVLLKDDKKYPYLCITWSEAYPRIFITRRRRFRSPLDRFYGPYVDVGLLRRTLFLVKRVFPLRQRPRPMYPDRTCLNYSIGRCPGVCQKKISSEDYHRTLRKVAMVFQGRSDELQQLLQVQMERYAERMDYESAARVRDQLQGLDQLTADQKMSLPDSSVSRDVLALAFDERLAAVQLFQMRAGKLVGRLGYTADASGLEPGLILQRVIEEHYSQVDSVEVPPELLVQHALPQQKLMEDWLTEQRERRVQIHCPQRQQKADLIELVQRNAEFELLRAKQGQEKQSLATEDLAQLLELPTPPRRIEGYDISHIQGSDAVASQVVFIDGLPAKQHYRKYKIRSSSIRAGHSDDFMAMAEIMRRRFRRWARAKAEGVDVGALRHKGGSALQTDGLNDWPDVVMIDGGKGQLSAVMEALRELDLHEDLNVCSLAKQREEVFLPGESQPLESEPDQLGVVLLRRLRDEAHRFAVSFHRQQRGERMKRSRLSDIPGVGPKRVKDLLAHFHSIDAIQLASIETLSKAPGVGPALARDIHDFFHPSDEGTDADARAALEEQPQELSA; via the coding sequence GTGGATGCTGCCTCCGGTGCACCGCTGCTGACGCAGCCCGAGCGTCTTGAACGCCGCCTGAAGGAGATCCCCGCTGAGCCGGGTTGCTATCTGATGCGGGACGGCGACGACCGGATCCTCTACGTCGGCAAGTCGAAGGCGTTGCGCAGCCGCGTGCGCAGTTATTTTCGCAGCCGCCACGATCTGTCGCCACGGATCCGGCTGATGACACGCCAGGTCTGTGAGATTGAGTTCATCGTCACCGACAGCGAGGCGGAGGCCCTCGTCCTCGAGTCGAACCTGATCAAGAACCATCAGCCGCATTTCAACGTGCTGCTGAAGGACGACAAGAAATATCCCTACCTCTGCATCACCTGGAGTGAGGCCTACCCAAGGATTTTCATCACCCGTCGCCGTCGCTTCCGCAGCCCTCTCGACCGCTTTTACGGGCCCTATGTCGATGTCGGCCTGCTGCGTCGCACCCTGTTCTTGGTGAAGCGGGTGTTCCCGCTGAGGCAACGGCCCCGACCGATGTACCCCGACCGCACGTGCCTCAACTACAGCATCGGGCGCTGTCCGGGGGTTTGCCAGAAAAAAATCAGCTCGGAGGACTATCACCGCACCCTTCGCAAGGTGGCGATGGTGTTCCAGGGCCGCAGCGATGAACTGCAGCAGCTGCTTCAAGTGCAGATGGAGCGGTATGCCGAGCGGATGGACTATGAATCGGCGGCCCGGGTTCGGGATCAACTTCAGGGCCTGGATCAGCTCACCGCCGACCAGAAGATGAGCTTGCCGGACTCCTCCGTGAGTCGGGATGTGCTGGCCCTTGCCTTCGACGAACGCCTGGCAGCCGTGCAGCTGTTTCAGATGCGCGCTGGCAAGTTGGTGGGTCGTCTCGGCTACACCGCCGATGCCTCAGGCCTGGAACCGGGCCTGATCCTGCAACGGGTGATCGAAGAGCACTACAGCCAGGTGGATTCCGTCGAGGTGCCCCCCGAGCTGTTGGTGCAGCACGCTCTGCCCCAGCAGAAACTGATGGAGGACTGGCTCACGGAACAGCGGGAGCGTCGGGTTCAGATCCACTGCCCTCAGCGCCAGCAGAAAGCCGATCTGATCGAACTGGTGCAGCGCAACGCGGAGTTTGAGTTGCTTCGTGCCAAGCAAGGTCAGGAGAAGCAGTCGTTGGCCACGGAGGATCTGGCGCAACTGCTGGAGTTGCCCACCCCGCCGCGGCGGATCGAGGGGTACGACATCAGTCACATCCAGGGCAGTGATGCCGTGGCGTCCCAAGTGGTGTTCATCGACGGACTGCCCGCCAAGCAGCACTACCGCAAGTACAAGATCCGCAGCAGCAGCATCCGCGCTGGCCACAGCGACGACTTCATGGCGATGGCGGAAATCATGCGCCGTCGTTTTCGGCGCTGGGCCCGGGCGAAGGCGGAAGGGGTGGATGTGGGTGCCCTGCGTCACAAAGGCGGCAGCGCTCTGCAGACCGACGGCCTCAACGACTGGCCCGATGTGGTGATGATTGACGGCGGTAAGGGCCAGCTCTCTGCAGTGATGGAGGCCCTGCGCGAGCTTGATCTGCACGAGGATCTCAACGTCTGCTCCCTCGCCAAGCAGCGCGAAGAGGTGTTTCTCCCCGGTGAAAGCCAGCCGCTGGAGAGTGAGCCGGATCAGCTCGGGGTTGTGCTTCTTCGCCGACTCCGCGATGAAGCCCACCGTTTTGCTGTCAGCTTCCACCGCCAGCAGCGTGGTGAGCGGATGAAGCGTTCACGCCTCTCGGACATCCCCGGGGTTGGGCCCAAGCGGGTCAAGGATCTCCTAGCTCATTTCCATTCGATTGATGCCATCCAGCTGGCATCGATTGAGACCCTGTCCAAGGCCCCTGGTGTGGGTCCGGCGCTGGCCCGCGACATCCACGATTTCTTCCATCCTTCCGACGAAGGAACCGACGCTGATGCCAGGGCTGCTTTAGAAGAGCAGCCTCAGGAACTCTCCGCATGA
- the coaD gene encoding pantetheine-phosphate adenylyltransferase translates to MRALYPGSFDPLTNGHMDLIERAVSLFGEVVVAVLSNPSKRPAFSVDERIEQIRTATRHLSGVEVISFDGLTVNCAVTHRADLILRGLRAMSDFEYELQIAHTNRSLADDLETVFMATTARHSFLSSSVVKEVARFGGSIDHMVPPEVAKDLNRLFNSAFPAS, encoded by the coding sequence ATGCGGGCGCTTTACCCCGGCAGTTTCGACCCTCTCACCAATGGTCATATGGACCTGATCGAGCGGGCGGTGAGCCTGTTTGGCGAGGTGGTGGTTGCGGTGCTCAGCAATCCGAGCAAACGGCCTGCGTTCAGCGTCGACGAACGGATCGAACAGATCCGCACGGCGACGCGCCATCTCTCCGGCGTGGAGGTGATCAGTTTCGATGGCCTCACGGTGAACTGTGCCGTCACCCATCGCGCCGACCTGATCCTCAGGGGCCTGCGAGCGATGAGTGACTTCGAATACGAACTGCAGATCGCCCATACCAACCGCTCGCTGGCCGACGATCTGGAGACGGTGTTCATGGCCACCACAGCACGCCACAGCTTTCTCAGCAGCTCCGTTGTGAAGGAAGTGGCCCGCTTCGGCGGATCGATCGACCACATGGTTCCGCCAGAGGTGGCGAAGGACCTCAACAGGCTCTTTAATTCGGCTTTCCCCGCCAGCTGA
- a CDS encoding cryptochrome/photolyase family protein → MDLSLVFPHQLFEHHPALRPGRAVALIEDPLLFGTDPRWPIQVHRQRLLLHRASMNAYAEMLQAKGFTVLRVLQGQAASTAAILGDLLDQGYRAFHLADPVDDVLTRRISAFASRHGCGLEIVATPMLLTPEAVIGDHFASGKKPLMGRFYEMQRKRLDLLIDPDGGPVGGRWSFDADNRKKLPKGILVPEPPAERSSGSVALVEAARQQLIGEGVAGIGSWDGFHYPVTHGDAARWLDQFLEQRLRQFGAYEDAISTQHQVMWHSVLTPMLNIGLLTPQQVLDRMLERAEAGDIPLNSLEGFLRQIVGWREFMAAMYRRHGVEMRNGNFWGFDDRPIPSAFYTASTGLAPIDDAIRHALETGYCHHIERLMLLGNVMLLCGFHPTRIYTWFMELFVDAYDWVMVPNVFGMSQFADGGIFTTKPYLSGSNYVRKMSDYRKGDWCDTWDGLFWTFIHRHQDFFRRQYRLAMMARNLDRMAPDVLLAHQRRAGDFLDALT, encoded by the coding sequence TTGGATCTCAGTCTCGTTTTTCCCCATCAGCTGTTTGAGCACCATCCCGCGCTTCGGCCGGGTCGGGCTGTGGCCCTGATCGAAGATCCGCTGCTGTTCGGCACTGATCCCCGCTGGCCGATCCAGGTGCATCGGCAGCGCCTGCTTCTGCATCGGGCCTCGATGAATGCCTATGCCGAGATGCTTCAGGCCAAGGGCTTCACCGTGTTGCGGGTGCTCCAGGGGCAGGCGGCCAGCACCGCTGCGATTCTCGGTGATCTGCTCGATCAGGGCTACCGGGCCTTTCATCTGGCGGATCCGGTGGACGATGTTCTGACCCGACGGATCTCCGCCTTCGCATCGCGCCACGGCTGCGGTCTGGAGATCGTCGCCACCCCGATGCTGCTCACCCCAGAGGCCGTCATCGGGGACCATTTCGCCTCCGGCAAGAAGCCCCTGATGGGTCGCTTCTACGAGATGCAGCGCAAGCGACTGGATCTGCTGATCGATCCTGATGGTGGCCCTGTTGGTGGCCGCTGGAGTTTCGATGCCGACAACCGCAAGAAGCTCCCCAAGGGAATCCTTGTTCCAGAGCCCCCGGCCGAACGCTCAAGCGGTTCGGTGGCCCTCGTCGAGGCTGCTCGGCAGCAGCTCATCGGGGAGGGGGTGGCCGGCATCGGCAGCTGGGACGGGTTCCATTACCCCGTTACCCATGGCGATGCAGCCCGTTGGTTGGATCAATTCCTCGAACAACGCCTGCGCCAGTTCGGGGCTTACGAAGATGCGATCAGCACCCAGCACCAGGTGATGTGGCACAGCGTGCTCACGCCGATGCTCAACATTGGTCTGCTTACGCCGCAGCAGGTGCTGGATCGAATGCTGGAGCGGGCTGAGGCCGGCGACATCCCCCTCAATTCTTTGGAGGGATTTCTGCGTCAGATCGTCGGCTGGCGGGAGTTCATGGCGGCGATGTACCGGCGCCATGGGGTGGAGATGCGCAACGGCAATTTCTGGGGCTTCGACGACCGACCGATCCCTTCCGCCTTCTACACCGCATCCACGGGTCTGGCCCCGATCGATGACGCCATCCGTCATGCCCTGGAGACCGGGTATTGCCATCACATCGAACGCCTGATGCTCCTGGGCAATGTGATGCTCCTCTGCGGATTCCATCCAACCCGGATCTACACCTGGTTCATGGAGCTGTTTGTGGATGCCTACGACTGGGTGATGGTGCCCAACGTCTTTGGCATGAGTCAGTTCGCTGACGGTGGCATCTTCACCACCAAGCCCTACCTCTCTGGCTCGAACTACGTGCGCAAGATGTCGGATTACCGCAAAGGCGACTGGTGTGACACCTGGGATGGCCTGTTCTGGACCTTCATCCATCGCCATCAGGACTTTTTCCGGCGCCAATACCGGCTGGCGATGATGGCCCGCAACCTGGATCGCATGGCTCCCGACGTTCTGTTGGCCCATCAGCGCCGGGCCGGCGATTTTCTTGACGCGCTTACCTGA